The following nucleotide sequence is from Cytobacillus luteolus.
TGGATTACCTGGAGGCTCAACGATATCAGGTGGTTTTATTCCGGTTCCGTCACCATTACCGTCACCATCACCGCTTCCATCCCCATCTCCAGGGTCTTCACCCTCATCATCCGGGAAGAGGTCTATTTCATCCTCTATTACAGCGGGGATTTCTGTCTCGATAGTTGCTGGTTCACTTCTGTTTTCTGGATTCGCATCACTTACAGCAATGATTTGATATCTGTATTTTGCCTCTGGAATTGGATTTGGAATAATTAAGGTTAGTTCTTTTTGTGTTGTAAGAACAGTATATGGCCCTTCGTCAATTGATTCACTAATTTCAAAGGAAATACCTTCAAGCTCATTCTCAAGATATGACCATGTTAATGTTAATTCATTTTTCTCCTGGTCATAATTAATAGTTGGCTCCAATGGAGGAGTTAGTTCCTTAAATTTATCAGAAACCTCTGTTGGTTCTGTCCCTTTTATAAAGTACTCTGACACAACCATATCCTCTGGTGTAAATTCACTAGCTAGTTTGGCAGGGTTTGATCCATTTTCAACAGCTACTTTTACAACACTATTTGGTATAGGGTAATCCTGTGTATCCTTGCCTTCAGAGATAGTGGTAATAATGTTTTTAAATAATTTTTTTGCAATTTGTTGTTCATCCTTTGTTCTCATCCATTCCTTGTTATCGCGATATCCGGTCCAAATTGCTGCTGTGTAATTTGGCGTGTAACCTACAAACCAAATATCTGGAACTGCGCCACTCGGTATGTCATATTTCTTTCTTGTTTCACTGTCAAAGTTGGTGGTACCAGTTTTTCCTGCTATATGAAGGCCTGGAACATTGTAGCCTGATGCAGTACCACCAGGAAGCATTACAGACTTTAACATATCAGTCACCATGAAGGCAGTTGAATCTTTCATTACAGGATTTGGTTCAGGCATCAAATCAACTTCAGTTTCATCGGGATAAATAATTTTCTTTATTGCATATGGTTTAATATAGACGCCTTTATTTCCAAATGCACTGTATGCACCAGCCATTTGTAGGGGAGATACTCCTTCTGAAATACCTCCAATAGAGTAGGATTCATATACATGATCTTCAAAAGGCATTCCTAAATTAACGGCAAAATCTTGAGCTTGTTTTAGCCCAACTGCCTGCATAGCTTTAAGAGCAGGAATGTTTCTAGATTTAGCTAGTGCTGTACGAATAGACATCTGACCTAAATGTTTATTGTCATAGTTTTTAATAGGTGTACGATTTGGATCAGAATACGTATACGGTTCATCATCAATTTGATGATAAGTAGACCATTTCAGATACTCAATTGCTGGACCATAATCGATAATAGGCTTTATTGTGGAACCAGGCTGATTTAGCGGGTCTATCGCAAAATTGATTCTTGATGTTTCTGTTTGATTTCTCCCACCACCAAGAGCTCTTATTTCACCTGTACGTGTGTCTAATAAAGCAATTCCTGCTTGAAATTCATCATTTGGATAGGATATTGCATCATTATCAGCTAATAATTGATCAATATGTGCTTGTGCATTAGGATCAAAGGTAGTGTAAATTTCTAACCCAGCAGAATACACATCGATGTCACCAAGCTCTTTAATCTCAATCTTAACTTGATCTAAAAATGTATCAATTGGCTTAGAAACAGGTTTAGAGTCAACAATTGAATCTTGCACTGGAATAGCCTTCGCAGCCTTTGCTTCATCTGCTGAAATGTATCCATGCTGTTCCATCAGGGATAAAACGATATTTCTTCTTTTTTCAGCTGCCTCGGGATAATTAAACGGATTATAATTATTTGGACTTTGTGGAATTCCTGCTAGCATGGCAGCCTCGTGCAATTCGAGTTCAGTTAATTCCTTTCCAAAGTAGGTTTCAGCAGCTTTAGCTACCCCATGAGTGCTTCCACCAAATAAAATCTTGTTCAGGTATATCTCAAGAATCTCTTCCTTTGAAAATTTACTTTCTAGTTGATATGCCAACCAAGCTTCTTGTGCTTTCCTCGTTAACGTTTTCTCTGGTGTAAGAAAATAGTTCTTCACAACCTGTTGTGTAATAGTACTTGCTCCTTGGGAGCCAAACCCGTCTGTTACGTTTGCAATAACAGCACCTACAAATCGAATAATATCAATTCCGTGATGTTTATAAAATCGGACGTCCTCAGTTGCAATAAATGCATTTCTAACTAATTCTGGAATTTCATTGTATGAAACGTGGGTCCTTTTTTCTATACCTAGTTCAGCAATTAGCTCACCATTCATATCATAAACCTTAGATGATAAAGGATCTTTTAATAGTGATTCATCAAGCG
It contains:
- a CDS encoding PBP1A family penicillin-binding protein, producing MSEKYKTREQRKRVSSNNKKKPEKNMKGIMRKAFLTMLVIGIIGMIGGATTFFVLAKDAPPLDESLLKDPLSSKVYDMNGELIAELGIEKRTHVSYNEIPELVRNAFIATEDVRFYKHHGIDIIRFVGAVIANVTDGFGSQGASTITQQVVKNYFLTPEKTLTRKAQEAWLAYQLESKFSKEEILEIYLNKILFGGSTHGVAKAAETYFGKELTELELHEAAMLAGIPQSPNNYNPFNYPEAAEKRRNIVLSLMEQHGYISADEAKAAKAIPVQDSIVDSKPVSKPIDTFLDQVKIEIKELGDIDVYSAGLEIYTTFDPNAQAHIDQLLADNDAISYPNDEFQAGIALLDTRTGEIRALGGGRNQTETSRINFAIDPLNQPGSTIKPIIDYGPAIEYLKWSTYHQIDDEPYTYSDPNRTPIKNYDNKHLGQMSIRTALAKSRNIPALKAMQAVGLKQAQDFAVNLGMPFEDHVYESYSIGGISEGVSPLQMAGAYSAFGNKGVYIKPYAIKKIIYPDETEVDLMPEPNPVMKDSTAFMVTDMLKSVMLPGGTASGYNVPGLHIAGKTGTTNFDSETRKKYDIPSGAVPDIWFVGYTPNYTAAIWTGYRDNKEWMRTKDEQQIAKKLFKNIITTISEGKDTQDYPIPNSVVKVAVENGSNPAKLASEFTPEDMVVSEYFIKGTEPTEVSDKFKELTPPLEPTINYDQEKNELTLTWSYLENELEGISFEISESIDEGPYTVLTTQKELTLIIPNPIPEAKYRYQIIAVSDANPENRSEPATIETEIPAVIEDEIDLFPDDEGEDPGDGDGSGDGDGNGDGTGIKPPDIVEPPGNPNDED